A window from Ramlibacter pinisoli encodes these proteins:
- a CDS encoding ABC transporter ATP-binding protein: MSLYRLIGSFLRRHWAAYAVSAVMLVGIALLIVWIPRQVGHMVDGLVTDRLGGTALLRELGWLAAAGAAVYGLRVGWRITLYAAAYRLGVELRQRLYARLAAQGPAFFQQHRTGNLMALATNDIDAVEMAAGEGMLAGFDGTLTLLLVVAVMAVGVDGRLAACALLPFPLMALSFGWISQHVHAASRASLERFGDLNDHAQETLAGVRTVRALGLQARSRAQFRQLAARAADSSLAAQSWEAAYEPAVGFTLSAATVLTLGVGGWLVWREQLTIGQLTSFTMYLGQLIWPMFAAGWVLALLQRGQAAWDRLRPVLEAPLAIHDHGRIERVAPGPIEATALRFAHPGQARPALDGISLQLAAGRTLGLVGPTGAGKSTLLRMLLRHHDPAAGTLRWGGTDLQDYTLGALREAIAWVPQEAFLFSASVADNIALARPSASRAEVEAVARLAAVHDDILRLPRGYDTPVGERGVTLSGGQRQRIAIARALLTGAPLLLLDDALSAVDTETEARILSHLRQARVGRTVVIASHRLSAVADADLTVVLREGHVVEQGTHAELVAAGGWYARQWRYQQLQASLDAD, translated from the coding sequence ATGTCCCTCTACCGCCTGATCGGCTCCTTCCTCCGCCGCCACTGGGCCGCCTACGCGGTCTCGGCGGTGATGCTGGTGGGCATCGCACTGCTGATCGTCTGGATTCCGCGCCAGGTTGGCCACATGGTCGACGGGCTGGTCACCGACCGGCTCGGCGGCACGGCGCTGCTGCGCGAACTCGGCTGGCTGGCCGCCGCCGGCGCCGCGGTCTACGGCCTGCGGGTGGGCTGGCGCATCACGCTCTATGCGGCCGCCTACCGCCTGGGCGTCGAGTTGCGCCAGCGCCTGTATGCGCGCCTGGCGGCGCAGGGCCCGGCGTTCTTCCAGCAGCACCGCACCGGCAACCTGATGGCGCTGGCCACCAACGACATCGACGCGGTCGAGATGGCGGCCGGCGAAGGCATGCTGGCCGGCTTCGACGGCACCCTCACCCTGCTGCTGGTGGTGGCCGTGATGGCGGTCGGCGTCGACGGCCGGCTGGCGGCCTGCGCGCTGCTGCCCTTCCCGCTGATGGCGCTGTCCTTCGGCTGGATCTCGCAGCACGTGCACGCGGCCTCGCGGGCGTCGCTGGAGCGCTTCGGCGACCTCAACGACCATGCGCAGGAGACGCTGGCGGGCGTGCGCACGGTGCGCGCCCTGGGCCTGCAGGCGCGCAGCCGGGCGCAGTTCCGCCAGCTGGCGGCGCGCGCCGCCGATAGCAGCCTGGCGGCGCAGAGCTGGGAGGCGGCCTACGAGCCGGCGGTCGGCTTCACCCTCAGCGCGGCCACGGTGCTGACGCTGGGCGTGGGCGGCTGGCTGGTCTGGCGCGAGCAGCTCACCATCGGCCAGCTCACCAGCTTCACCATGTACCTCGGCCAGCTGATCTGGCCCATGTTCGCGGCCGGCTGGGTGCTGGCGCTGCTGCAGCGCGGGCAGGCGGCCTGGGACCGGCTGCGGCCGGTGCTGGAGGCGCCGCTGGCCATCCACGACCACGGGCGCATCGAGCGGGTGGCGCCGGGACCGATCGAGGCTACGGCGCTGCGCTTCGCCCATCCCGGCCAGGCCCGGCCGGCGCTGGACGGCATCTCGCTGCAGCTGGCGGCCGGCCGCACGCTGGGGCTGGTGGGGCCCACCGGCGCCGGCAAGTCGACGCTGCTGCGCATGCTGCTGCGCCACCACGACCCGGCCGCCGGCACGCTGCGCTGGGGCGGCACCGACCTGCAGGACTACACGCTGGGCGCACTGCGCGAGGCGATCGCCTGGGTTCCGCAGGAGGCCTTCCTGTTCTCGGCCTCGGTGGCCGACAACATCGCCCTCGCCCGGCCCTCGGCCAGCCGCGCGGAGGTGGAGGCGGTGGCGCGGCTGGCCGCCGTGCACGACGACATCCTGCGGCTGCCGCGCGGCTACGACACGCCGGTGGGCGAGCGCGGCGTCACGCTGTCGGGCGGCCAGCGCCAGCGCATCGCCATCGCCCGCGCCCTGCTCACCGGCGCGCCGCTGCTGCTGCTGGACGACGCGCTGTCGGCCGTCGACACCGAGACCGAGGCGCGCATCCTGTCCCACCTGCGGCAGGCCCGCGTCGGCCGCACCGTCGTCATCGCCAGCCACCGCCTGAGCGCCGTCGCCGACGCCGACCTCACGGTGGTGCTGCGCGAGGGCCATGTCGTCGAACAGGGCACGCACGCCGAGCTGGTCGCGGCCGGTGGGTGGTACGCCCGGCAGTGGCGCTACCAGCAACTACAGGCGAGCCTGGATGCAGACTGA
- a CDS encoding ABC transporter ATP-binding protein has translation MQTEPEAVHDRRALLGDAARLLVRAATPERRHLGIAIAWLMLAAGLEALGPLVGKFLIDHYLVPRQARLAEIGGLLAGALVAGMLASWLRYAQLIRLAGLAMRSVQRVREEVYGHVLQLPMAFFDRAITGQLVSRVTNDTEAVKTLYVQVLFVMLDSLIVLAGAGLAMLWLDWRLMLVVAMLAPAMALIVTLYQRLSGPAVARSRQLRSELNAQVAESIAGMPVLQASNAGERFEARFAQLNEAHYAARQQELRANAWLLRPMLDFLNTLLLALVIFVFDLRSAGAPLGAVEIGVLYAFMGYIARVTEPLTQITMQFSQLQQALVGAARVQTLLREAETPPHAAAGEVHAGGIRIDHLDFAYQPGHPVLQGIDIELAPGSFHGIVGHTGSGKTTLLSLLLRFYPAPPGRIRIDGTPLEAIGEDHFRDRVGLVPQEPFLLAATARENIAMGRPLDDAQVVAAARAAHAHGFISALEQGYDTQLGEGGARLSVGQKQLLAIARALAGRPRILFLDEATSHIDSDTEQVVQQALAALRGRVTVVAIAHRLSTVRDADRILVLNHGRIAELGRHEDLMAITGGIYRRLYELQQLEDE, from the coding sequence ATGCAGACTGAACCCGAGGCCGTGCACGACCGCCGCGCGTTGCTGGGCGACGCCGCAAGGCTGCTGGTGCGCGCCGCCACGCCCGAGCGCCGGCACCTGGGCATCGCCATCGCCTGGCTGATGCTGGCGGCGGGACTGGAAGCGCTGGGCCCGCTGGTGGGCAAGTTCCTCATCGACCACTACCTGGTGCCCCGGCAGGCGCGGCTGGCCGAGATCGGGGGCCTGCTGGCCGGCGCGCTGGTGGCCGGCATGCTGGCCAGCTGGCTGCGCTACGCCCAGCTGATCCGCCTGGCCGGGCTGGCGATGCGCTCGGTGCAGCGGGTGCGCGAGGAGGTCTACGGCCACGTGCTGCAGCTGCCGATGGCGTTCTTCGACCGCGCCATCACCGGCCAGCTGGTCAGCCGCGTCACCAACGACACCGAGGCGGTCAAGACGCTGTACGTGCAGGTGCTGTTCGTGATGCTGGACAGCCTGATCGTGCTGGCCGGCGCCGGCCTCGCGATGCTCTGGCTGGACTGGCGGCTGATGCTGGTGGTGGCGATGCTGGCGCCCGCGATGGCGCTCATCGTCACCCTGTACCAGCGGCTGTCGGGGCCGGCCGTGGCCCGCTCGCGCCAGCTGCGCAGCGAGCTCAATGCGCAGGTGGCCGAATCGATCGCCGGCATGCCGGTGCTGCAGGCCAGCAATGCCGGCGAGCGCTTCGAGGCCCGCTTCGCCCAGCTGAACGAGGCCCACTACGCGGCCCGCCAGCAGGAGCTGCGCGCCAACGCCTGGCTGCTGCGGCCCATGCTGGACTTCCTCAACACGCTGCTGCTGGCGCTGGTGATCTTCGTGTTCGACCTGCGCAGCGCCGGTGCGCCGCTGGGCGCGGTGGAGATCGGCGTGCTGTACGCCTTCATGGGCTACATCGCCCGGGTGACCGAGCCGCTGACCCAGATCACGATGCAGTTCTCGCAGCTGCAGCAGGCCCTGGTGGGCGCCGCGCGGGTGCAGACCCTGTTGCGCGAAGCCGAGACCCCGCCCCACGCCGCCGCCGGCGAGGTGCACGCCGGCGGCATCCGCATCGACCACCTGGACTTCGCCTACCAGCCCGGGCATCCGGTGCTGCAGGGCATCGACATCGAGCTGGCGCCGGGCAGCTTCCACGGCATCGTCGGCCACACCGGCAGCGGCAAGACCACCCTGCTGTCACTGCTGCTGCGCTTCTACCCGGCACCGCCCGGGCGCATCCGCATCGACGGCACGCCGCTGGAGGCGATCGGCGAGGACCACTTCCGCGACCGCGTGGGGCTGGTGCCGCAGGAGCCCTTCCTGCTGGCGGCGACGGCGCGCGAGAACATCGCCATGGGCCGGCCGCTGGACGACGCCCAGGTCGTGGCGGCGGCGCGCGCAGCCCATGCGCACGGGTTCATCAGCGCGCTGGAACAGGGCTACGACACCCAGCTGGGCGAAGGCGGGGCCCGCCTGTCGGTGGGCCAGAAGCAGCTGCTGGCGATCGCGCGGGCGCTGGCCGGCCGGCCGCGCATCCTGTTCCTGGACGAGGCCACCTCGCACATCGACTCGGACACCGAGCAGGTCGTCCAGCAAGCCCTGGCGGCGCTGCGCGGCCGGGTGACCGTGGTCGCCATCGCCCACCGGTTGTCGACGGTGCGCGATGCCGACCGCATCCTGGTGCTCAACCATGGCCGCATCGCGGAGCTGGGGCGGCACGAGGACCTGATGGCGATCACGGGCGGCATCTACCGCCGCCTGTACGAGCTGCAGCAGCTGGAAGACGAGTGA
- a CDS encoding MarR family winged helix-turn-helix transcriptional regulator translates to MESTKLAPLDKAELERQSLFRYELRRFLRFGEEASRAAGVTAVQYHLMLHTQGFPGREWASIGELAERLQTQPHGVVALVSRCEEAGLVRRKDNPLDGRLVEVHLTAKGRRCVDKVAAQHRAQMGALAAVIEAASASSG, encoded by the coding sequence ATGGAATCGACGAAATTGGCGCCGCTCGACAAGGCGGAGCTGGAGCGGCAGTCGCTGTTCCGCTACGAACTGCGGCGCTTCCTGCGCTTCGGCGAGGAGGCCTCGCGCGCCGCCGGCGTCACGGCGGTGCAGTACCACCTGATGCTGCACACCCAGGGCTTCCCGGGGCGCGAGTGGGCCAGCATCGGCGAGCTGGCCGAACGCCTGCAGACCCAGCCCCACGGGGTGGTGGCGCTGGTCTCCCGCTGCGAGGAGGCCGGGCTGGTGCGCCGCAAGGACAACCCGCTGGACGGCCGGCTGGTCGAGGTCCACCTCACGGCCAAGGGACGGCGCTGCGTCGACAAGGTGGCGGCGCAGCACCGGGCGCAGATGGGCGCGCTGGCGGCGGTGATCGAGGCGGCGAGCGCCTCGAGCGGCTGA
- a CDS encoding tripartite tricarboxylate transporter TctB family protein, which yields MTIRNQKDFAAGLIYLLAGAGFSIGALNYHIGDAARMGPGWFPFWIGILLAAVGLLVAGASVRAGAASEQLQRPKLGAMAWILGAVVLFGLLLQPLGLVLALVALVLVSSRGSHEFAWRGALLNTVVLVVFSIGAFIWGISLQIPLWPSFLMN from the coding sequence GTGACCATCCGCAACCAGAAAGACTTCGCCGCCGGCCTCATCTACCTGCTGGCGGGCGCCGGGTTCAGCATCGGCGCGCTCAACTACCACATCGGCGACGCCGCCCGCATGGGGCCCGGCTGGTTCCCGTTCTGGATCGGCATCCTGCTCGCCGCCGTGGGGCTGCTCGTCGCCGGCGCATCGGTGCGGGCCGGCGCCGCGTCCGAGCAGTTGCAGCGCCCGAAACTGGGCGCGATGGCCTGGATCCTGGGCGCCGTGGTGCTGTTCGGCCTGCTGCTGCAGCCGCTCGGCCTGGTGCTGGCGCTGGTGGCGCTGGTGCTGGTGTCCAGCCGCGGCAGCCACGAGTTCGCCTGGAGGGGCGCCCTCTTGAACACCGTGGTGCTGGTCGTCTTCAGCATCGGCGCCTTCATCTGGGGCATCAGCCTGCAGATTCCGCTGTGGCCCTCCTTCCTGATGAACTGA